From Chryseobacterium shandongense, the proteins below share one genomic window:
- a CDS encoding helix-turn-helix domain-containing protein, translated as MKIITIEEEAWQQLNSRINAIADYLKRLDDRSYDDLWVNNHEVCQYLHISEKTLWRMRTKGEIAYSKIYGQYFYTIGAIKDMLNANAIQSSDEFVQELMAKGKSYIEKGRKLKADKK; from the coding sequence ATGAAAATAATAACCATTGAAGAAGAAGCGTGGCAACAGCTAAACAGCCGTATCAATGCCATTGCCGACTACCTGAAAAGATTGGATGATAGAAGCTATGATGACCTGTGGGTCAATAACCACGAGGTATGCCAATACCTGCATATCAGCGAAAAGACCTTATGGCGCATGCGCACCAAAGGCGAGATTGCTTATTCAAAAATCTACGGTCAGTATTTCTACACCATAGGAGCAATTAAGGATATGCTCAATGCCAATGCCATACAGAGCAGTGATGAATTTGTGCAGGAGCTTATGGCAAAAGGCAAAAGCTATATCGAAAAAGGCAGAAAGCTAAAGGCAGACAAAAAATAG
- a CDS encoding DUF3945 domain-containing protein: MSEEITNKQEMPEQLSDILLVLDKEKMKIQAVKSIDENGKMETVDPTKKNQNQFMRVDKSGDFFSNFFSNFFSQLKNPTNFSFFKVPAPIAVKKAQEMQKQVDKPTPEGEKVMKEHEVKTEPQQDKKQENQKNMATTQTTPEASEYRYKPEQIDWDTMKNLGLSKEYLEKRNLLDPLLRGYKTNELLPIGVNFGGTILRTDARLSLQQAEDGNVIVAIHGIKKEPNLHFEFFGHKFTDEDKKNLLETGNMGRVVNLTNTKTGELMPSIISIDRLTNDVIALRTDFIKIPDEIKGVKLNDEQKQTLIEGKPLKLEGMISTKGTEFSATVQFNADKRYVEFLFDRNNSNRQTQSNGQTQNNGQSNQQSQPQEAPKTFRGKELTDEQHKDFKAGQTVYIDGLKDKKGQPYQGYITFNAETGKTNFQFPSQVKAQAKPAEAHKTQTAVNSEGKTNEATKNINEPLKSGQQRPKNKQQQEKSETPAKSKGRKM, translated from the coding sequence ATGAGCGAAGAAATCACAAACAAACAGGAAATGCCCGAACAATTATCGGACATATTATTGGTGCTGGATAAAGAAAAAATGAAAATCCAAGCCGTAAAGAGTATTGACGAGAACGGAAAAATGGAAACCGTTGACCCCACGAAGAAAAACCAAAACCAGTTTATGCGTGTGGATAAAAGCGGCGACTTTTTTTCCAACTTCTTCTCCAATTTTTTCAGCCAATTAAAGAACCCTACCAATTTTTCATTCTTCAAAGTGCCTGCACCTATTGCGGTTAAAAAAGCACAGGAAATGCAAAAGCAGGTTGATAAGCCCACTCCCGAAGGTGAAAAAGTGATGAAAGAACACGAAGTAAAAACAGAACCGCAACAGGATAAAAAACAAGAAAATCAAAAAAATATGGCAACAACACAAACAACACCGGAAGCCAGCGAGTACCGCTACAAACCGGAGCAGATTGATTGGGACACAATGAAAAACCTCGGATTAAGCAAGGAGTATCTTGAAAAAAGAAACCTGCTTGACCCTTTGTTACGAGGTTATAAAACCAATGAACTTTTGCCGATAGGCGTTAATTTCGGCGGTACTATTCTCCGCACAGATGCCCGATTGTCTTTACAGCAAGCCGAAGATGGAAATGTTATTGTAGCAATACACGGCATCAAAAAAGAACCAAACCTCCATTTTGAGTTTTTCGGACACAAGTTTACCGATGAGGACAAAAAGAACCTGCTCGAAACAGGTAATATGGGGCGTGTAGTTAACCTGACCAATACCAAAACGGGCGAACTGATGCCGTCCATTATCAGTATAGACAGGCTAACAAATGATGTAATTGCGTTGCGGACGGATTTCATAAAAATTCCCGATGAAATTAAAGGCGTGAAACTGAACGATGAGCAAAAGCAAACTTTAATAGAGGGTAAACCACTAAAGTTAGAGGGTATGATTTCCACCAAAGGAACGGAGTTTTCGGCAACGGTACAGTTCAATGCAGACAAGCGTTATGTTGAGTTCCTGTTTGACCGCAATAACTCCAACAGGCAGACCCAAAGCAATGGGCAAACTCAAAACAACGGACAAAGTAATCAGCAAAGCCAGCCGCAGGAAGCTCCAAAAACATTCAGGGGCAAAGAACTGACCGATGAGCAGCATAAGGATTTCAAAGCCGGGCAAACCGTTTACATTGACGGATTGAAAGATAAGAAAGGGCAACCGTATCAGGGTTATATCACTTTCAATGCAGAAACAGGAAAAACGAACTTCCAATTTCCAAGCCAGGTTAAAGCACAGGCAAAACCTGCCGAAGCCCACAAAACGCAAACCGCCGTCAATTCAGAGGGCAAGACCAACGAAGCGACCAAAAATATCAACGAGCCTTTAAAATCTGGGCAACAAAGACCGAAAAACAAACAACAGCAGGAAAAATCCGAAACACCTGCAAAGTCCAAAGGCAGAAAAATGTAG
- a CDS encoding RteC domain-containing protein produces the protein MEIVLNKILSQIHYQEDKLSSQMMPTANEAYQMTLFLKELLCAIKIKVLQAGFKDEQQEIEFFKNIKPQILGKLIYYNKVFRIETTCPVSNGKIHQSYYENLLKTLKLQYKETICNEDFYRYYRAGRIDRDHTYFRLGQINYHDGLKSGVFEIDLSFSTYFDNKIAHIIANELLYTYMLTKISPEENPDLILLNGEANKDISWTNSQNALIELIYALYASNSIAHGKIGIRKLALIFQVLFRTPLNDIHHSFHRMKTRAGSRTAFLDQLKISLEEYMDKDL, from the coding sequence ATGGAAATCGTGTTGAATAAAATATTATCGCAAATTCATTATCAAGAAGACAAACTATCTTCTCAAATGATGCCAACAGCGAATGAGGCTTATCAAATGACGTTGTTCCTAAAAGAACTGCTCTGTGCCATAAAAATCAAAGTCTTACAAGCCGGATTTAAAGATGAACAACAGGAGATTGAATTTTTCAAGAACATTAAACCACAAATCTTAGGGAAGCTCATTTACTATAATAAAGTCTTCCGCATCGAAACTACCTGCCCTGTGAGCAATGGCAAAATACACCAAAGCTATTATGAGAACCTATTAAAAACCCTCAAATTACAATATAAAGAAACTATTTGCAATGAGGATTTTTACAGATACTACCGTGCAGGCAGAATAGACCGTGACCATACTTATTTCAGGCTCGGACAAATCAATTACCACGATGGATTAAAGAGTGGTGTATTTGAAATTGACCTTAGCTTTTCAACATATTTTGATAACAAAATAGCCCACATTATAGCGAATGAATTACTTTATACTTATATGCTTACTAAAATCAGCCCCGAAGAAAATCCAGATTTGATTTTATTAAATGGAGAAGCAAACAAGGATATTTCGTGGACAAATTCTCAAAATGCACTTATCGAACTGATATATGCTCTTTATGCTTCTAATTCCATTGCACACGGAAAAATCGGCATCCGAAAATTAGCTTTGATTTTTCAAGTGCTATTCCGAACTCCCTTAAACGATATACATCACTCTTTCCACCGAATGAAAACAAGGGCAGGTTCCCGAACGGCATTTTTAGACCAGCTCAAAATATCCCTCGAAGAATATATGGATAAAGACCTTTAG
- a CDS encoding OsmC family protein, with protein MKYILEHPISGQSVKNKYESIIKWRNGIIRTDEPPETGGQDKGPDPYTLLLSSLVACTIATLNMYLEIHNIKLLTIEVEANMIQKLEQEGLVMHIERSITFRNHNDKKLQEKLLRVADNCSVAKLLSGKMKITTTVRS; from the coding sequence ATGAAATATATTTTAGAACACCCCATAAGCGGTCAGTCAGTAAAGAATAAATACGAATCAATAATAAAGTGGAGAAATGGAATCATTAGAACAGATGAACCACCAGAAACTGGCGGACAAGATAAGGGCCCAGACCCTTATACCCTGTTATTATCCTCATTGGTGGCATGCACAATTGCAACATTGAATATGTATTTGGAAATACACAATATCAAGTTGTTGACCATAGAAGTTGAAGCCAATATGATCCAAAAACTAGAGCAAGAAGGTCTTGTAATGCATATTGAAAGATCAATTACATTTAGGAATCATAACGATAAGAAGCTCCAAGAGAAATTACTTCGAGTTGCCGACAACTGCTCTGTTGCAAAATTACTTAGCGGAAAGATGAAAATAACCACGACAGTTAGAAGTTAG
- a CDS encoding helix-turn-helix domain-containing protein, with translation MNIDRMEFLAWMERLMGRLDILGDNIDELQKKRNSIDGEELLDNQDLLQMLKISNRSLQRYRSIGKLPYYTISGKLYYKLSDVHQFIRESFNPPSK, from the coding sequence ATGAATATTGACAGAATGGAATTTTTGGCGTGGATGGAACGCTTAATGGGTCGCCTTGATATACTGGGCGATAATATAGACGAGTTGCAAAAGAAACGCAACAGTATAGATGGCGAGGAACTGCTCGATAATCAGGATTTGCTTCAAATGCTGAAAATAAGCAACCGCTCTCTGCAACGGTATCGCTCCATTGGCAAACTACCTTATTATACGATAAGTGGAAAATTGTATTACAAGCTATCTGATGTACATCAGTTCATAAGAGAGAGTTTTAACCCTCCCTCAAAATGA